The following are from one region of the Sandaracinus amylolyticus genome:
- a CDS encoding alpha-ketoglutarate-dependent dioxygenase AlkB — MRRGRRRLRTLDTERNISRVSRVSAQQLSWLDALEAPRTDDVETPDIDATFARATRIDVGAHANGEAPSWIEIVPGWVRGHAALFAELERTIRWRAERRMMYERMVDVPRLFARVPDDGEASPLLDRMREVLTARYEAPLDSTTLALYRDGADSVAWHRDHGHRDRARSVVAVATLGATRKFLVRPYRKSGPSRVIVIRGGDLVVMGGACQRTVEHCVPKTKHALPRIALMFRHSEPIAPKV; from the coding sequence GTGCGTCGCGGGCGTCGTCGTCTCCGCACCCTCGACACTGAACGGAACATCAGTAGAGTGAGCCGGGTGTCGGCTCAGCAGCTGTCGTGGCTGGACGCGCTCGAAGCGCCTCGCACGGACGACGTCGAGACGCCGGACATCGACGCGACGTTCGCGCGCGCCACCCGCATCGACGTCGGCGCGCACGCGAACGGCGAAGCACCTTCGTGGATCGAGATCGTGCCGGGCTGGGTGCGCGGACACGCAGCGCTCTTCGCCGAGCTCGAGCGGACGATCCGTTGGCGCGCCGAGCGCCGCATGATGTACGAGCGCATGGTCGACGTGCCGCGCCTCTTCGCGCGCGTGCCCGACGACGGCGAAGCATCACCGCTGCTCGATCGCATGCGCGAGGTGCTGACGGCGCGATACGAGGCGCCGCTCGACTCCACGACGCTCGCGCTCTACCGGGACGGCGCCGACAGCGTCGCGTGGCATCGCGATCACGGGCATCGTGATCGTGCACGCAGCGTGGTCGCGGTCGCGACGCTCGGTGCGACGCGGAAGTTCTTGGTGCGCCCGTATCGCAAGTCCGGTCCGTCGCGCGTGATCGTGATCCGCGGCGGCGATCTCGTGGTGATGGGCGGCGCGTGCCAGCGCACGGTCGAGCACTGCGTGCCCAAGACCAAGCACGCGCTTCCGCGCATCGCGCTGATGTTCCGGCACTCCGAGCCGATCGCGCCGAAGGTCTGA
- the hxsC4 gene encoding radical SAM protein HxsC4: MTRAVLSSPSSRAEAEHSSIDERIARKDERVHVLTGAVCNNNCVFCMEEDRDARYVTNSQTDDALVRFILEQKKGAEEICFTSGEPTTNPRLPHWVRWAKEAGIRRVSVMTNGRSLSYEKYARMLISAGMNRFYVSIHGHTQKLHDGLTRTPESFDQTVAGLDVITKYKRYGVELHTSTVITKRNLPHMGEIYRFLRAHGVDQVVFNVMQANGRANTYFEHIFPTYTEIAETARVFLEEQAKTEPRVMAFLVDIPLCTTTKLPDFNRGYVESYVHYEPAANAEKLVPAEALLGRKEALADQSETRELVAIRRADLDDSERQKRAECATCKHEKSCEGVWGNYLKRYGWDEFVPVV, translated from the coding sequence CTCCTCGATCGACGAGCGCATCGCGCGCAAGGACGAGCGCGTGCACGTGCTCACCGGCGCGGTGTGCAACAACAACTGCGTCTTCTGCATGGAAGAGGATCGTGACGCTCGCTACGTCACGAACAGCCAGACCGACGACGCGCTCGTGCGGTTCATCCTCGAGCAGAAGAAGGGCGCCGAGGAGATCTGCTTCACGTCGGGCGAGCCCACGACGAACCCTCGACTGCCGCACTGGGTGCGGTGGGCGAAGGAAGCGGGGATCCGCCGCGTCAGCGTGATGACGAACGGGCGCTCGCTCTCGTACGAGAAGTACGCGCGCATGCTGATCTCGGCGGGGATGAACCGCTTCTACGTCAGCATCCACGGCCACACGCAGAAGCTGCACGACGGACTGACGCGCACGCCCGAGAGCTTCGACCAGACGGTCGCGGGGCTCGACGTGATCACGAAGTACAAGCGGTATGGAGTCGAGCTCCACACCAGCACCGTGATCACGAAGCGCAATCTCCCGCACATGGGAGAGATCTATCGATTCCTGCGCGCGCACGGCGTCGATCAGGTCGTGTTCAACGTGATGCAGGCCAATGGCCGCGCGAACACGTACTTCGAGCACATCTTCCCGACCTACACCGAGATCGCCGAGACCGCGCGGGTCTTCCTCGAAGAGCAGGCGAAGACCGAGCCGCGGGTGATGGCGTTCCTGGTCGACATCCCGCTGTGCACGACGACGAAGCTGCCGGACTTCAACCGCGGCTACGTCGAGAGCTACGTGCACTACGAGCCCGCGGCGAACGCCGAGAAGCTGGTGCCCGCAGAGGCGCTGCTCGGACGAAAAGAGGCGCTCGCCGATCAGAGCGAGACGCGCGAGCTCGTGGCGATCCGCCGCGCCGACCTCGACGACTCCGAGCGCCAGAAGCGCGCGGAGTGCGCGACCTGCAAGCACGAGAAGAGCTGCGAAGGCGTCTGGGGCAACTACCTCAAGCGCTACGGCTGGGACGAATTCGTTCCGGTTGTGTGA
- a CDS encoding radical SAM protein, which produces MRRATLSLGSTCSNACIFCGLRDDAPRAELAVPSLDRLRALREASSAITLGGGEPTLAPDVLEAAVRAARDVGFTAIGVQTNGHGLAAIAGSLASAGLTDVHVSLHGADARVHDYHTGREGSFDVLWNAVAAARAAGLRVVATTVLTRSDFRVLSEIPMLLQARGVEAWQVAVPLARGVASEHFDRVYPRLALALPFALHALEIARRVGLRAYVSGAPLCLLGPLASRSIAHPERDGARTFHARCDGCAAREVCPGIDPIYLARFDGDELRAREDRPSGADHEPVASLFVGAGELLPIRARSVHEPVQTARKALPMYGRARRGVNEAATRSAKSGEALREILPALFEREEDG; this is translated from the coding sequence ATGCGACGCGCGACGCTCTCGCTCGGATCGACCTGCTCGAACGCGTGCATCTTCTGCGGGCTGCGCGACGATGCGCCGCGCGCCGAGCTCGCGGTGCCCTCGCTCGATCGGCTGCGCGCGCTGCGCGAGGCCTCGAGCGCGATCACGCTCGGCGGTGGTGAGCCGACGCTCGCGCCCGACGTGCTCGAGGCCGCGGTGCGCGCCGCGCGCGACGTGGGCTTCACCGCGATCGGCGTGCAGACCAACGGGCACGGTCTCGCGGCGATCGCGGGCTCGCTCGCGAGCGCCGGGCTCACCGACGTGCACGTCTCGCTGCACGGCGCCGACGCGCGCGTGCACGACTACCACACCGGCCGCGAGGGCAGCTTCGACGTGCTGTGGAACGCGGTCGCCGCGGCGCGCGCCGCAGGGCTTCGCGTGGTCGCGACGACGGTGCTCACGCGCAGCGACTTCCGCGTGCTCTCCGAGATCCCGATGCTGCTCCAGGCGCGCGGCGTCGAGGCGTGGCAGGTCGCGGTCCCGCTCGCCCGCGGTGTCGCGTCGGAGCACTTCGATCGTGTCTATCCGCGCCTCGCGCTCGCGCTGCCGTTCGCGCTGCACGCGCTCGAGATCGCGCGTCGTGTCGGGCTGCGCGCGTACGTGAGCGGTGCGCCGCTCTGTCTGCTCGGGCCGCTCGCGTCGCGCTCGATCGCGCATCCCGAGCGCGATGGAGCGCGCACCTTCCACGCGCGCTGCGACGGGTGCGCAGCGCGCGAGGTGTGCCCGGGGATCGATCCGATCTATCTCGCGCGCTTCGACGGCGACGAGCTGCGCGCGCGCGAGGATCGCCCGAGCGGCGCCGATCACGAGCCGGTCGCGTCGCTCTTCGTCGGCGCCGGCGAGCTCCTGCCGATCCGCGCGCGCAGCGTGCACGAGCCGGTGCAGACCGCGCGCAAGGCGCTGCCGATGTACGGGCGCGCGCGCCGCGGGGTGAACGAGGCGGCGACTCGCAGCGCGAAGAGCGGCGAGGCGCTGCGCGAGATCCTCCCCGCGCTGTTCGAACGCGAAGAGGACGGCTGA
- a CDS encoding VOC family protein yields the protein MDPITLRGVCTVVLHADDHAAAKRWYSELLGVEPYFDRPGYAEFRIGDYQHELGLLDARFRHALGGTEGTATGPTGVVTYWYVDDVPKMIERLVSMGAKLHHPPRDFGAGFIGASVIDPFGNILGVMFNPHYLEVLEGKKRAAASA from the coding sequence ATGGATCCGATCACGTTGCGCGGCGTCTGCACCGTCGTCCTCCACGCCGACGATCACGCTGCGGCGAAGCGCTGGTACAGCGAGCTGCTCGGCGTCGAGCCCTACTTCGATCGCCCGGGCTACGCCGAGTTCCGCATCGGCGACTACCAGCACGAGCTCGGCCTGCTCGACGCGCGCTTCCGTCACGCGCTGGGCGGCACCGAGGGCACCGCGACCGGCCCGACCGGTGTCGTGACGTACTGGTACGTCGACGACGTGCCGAAGATGATCGAGCGGCTCGTGTCGATGGGCGCGAAGCTGCATCACCCGCCGCGCGACTTCGGCGCGGGGTTCATCGGCGCGTCGGTGATCGACCCCTTCGGGAACATCCTCGGGGTGATGTTCAACCCGCACTACCTCGAGGTGCTGGAGGGGAAGAAGCGCGCCGCCGCGAGCGCATGA
- a CDS encoding carbamoyltransferase C-terminal domain-containing protein: MIVLGYHGGIEGPFASGRAGRDAAAAIVDEGRVVAACEEARLARAARGATVPERAIRHCLDAVGLATLDGVDLVACSHASDQRWRSEMVTQSRERLPVLTRAAMGAALAALRGAERALGGDEHERRLLEQRLGASIPPERFVAVPHDVAHAASAFFTSPFDRALCLVADAHGESAATSAAIGRGTRIEVVDRIYAPDSLGALYSLFARYLGFEPGEEHEVMLLAAHGDPSHHRRFFRRVVQIRRDGIASVDPALVVRLALRDAIAARLLGGGAALYPRAMIRALGPARLPGEPLTGRHAHIAAALQEALELALLASLATLRARTGERDLCLAGDLALNAAANARIARSGLFDRIHVQPAAHDAGTALGAALYALHHMLGIGREGSAMPTPFLGAAADDVLVDRALLDFADHVRATMPRDLEGTVAEALAAGRVVGWLQGRAEWGAKALGARSVLADPRRAESRARVSAILQRREHDRSFSPTVPLELAHVWFDMTGVDESPHKLFSVPVRAERVARLPAVTHVDGTARVQTVSWEQSPRLHALLHAFGAITGVPVLLNTSFRVGREPLVNLPDDALRAFLASDLDALVIGDRWIERRGDALAPETPKRVREAHATPFV; the protein is encoded by the coding sequence ATGATCGTCCTCGGTTACCACGGAGGCATCGAAGGCCCGTTCGCGAGCGGTCGCGCGGGACGCGACGCCGCGGCCGCGATCGTCGACGAGGGGCGCGTGGTCGCAGCGTGCGAAGAAGCGCGCCTGGCCCGCGCGGCGCGCGGCGCCACCGTGCCCGAGCGCGCGATCCGTCACTGCCTCGACGCAGTGGGCCTCGCCACGCTCGACGGCGTCGACCTCGTCGCGTGCTCGCACGCGAGCGATCAGCGGTGGCGATCGGAGATGGTGACGCAGAGCCGCGAGCGACTCCCCGTGTTGACCCGCGCCGCGATGGGCGCGGCGCTCGCGGCGCTCCGCGGCGCGGAGCGCGCGCTCGGCGGAGACGAGCACGAGCGGCGCCTCCTCGAGCAGCGGCTCGGCGCATCGATCCCGCCCGAGCGCTTCGTCGCGGTGCCCCACGACGTCGCTCACGCCGCGAGCGCGTTCTTCACGTCACCGTTCGATCGCGCGCTCTGCTTGGTCGCGGACGCGCACGGCGAGAGCGCGGCGACGAGCGCGGCGATCGGTCGCGGCACGCGCATCGAGGTGGTCGATCGCATCTACGCGCCCGACAGCCTCGGCGCGCTCTACTCGCTCTTCGCGCGTTATCTCGGGTTCGAGCCGGGCGAGGAGCACGAGGTGATGTTGCTCGCCGCGCACGGCGATCCCTCGCACCACCGGCGCTTCTTCCGGCGCGTGGTGCAGATCCGGCGCGACGGGATCGCGTCGGTCGATCCCGCGCTCGTCGTGCGCCTCGCGCTCCGCGATGCGATCGCAGCGCGTCTCCTCGGGGGCGGCGCCGCGCTCTATCCCCGCGCGATGATCCGCGCGCTCGGCCCGGCGCGGCTCCCCGGCGAGCCCCTCACCGGACGTCACGCCCACATCGCCGCGGCGCTGCAGGAGGCGCTCGAGCTCGCGCTGCTCGCGTCGCTCGCGACGCTGCGCGCCCGCACCGGCGAGCGCGATCTCTGCCTCGCGGGTGACCTCGCGCTCAACGCGGCGGCGAACGCGCGCATCGCGCGCAGCGGGCTCTTCGATCGCATCCACGTGCAGCCGGCGGCGCACGACGCGGGCACCGCGCTCGGCGCCGCGCTCTACGCGCTGCACCACATGCTCGGGATCGGTCGCGAGGGGAGCGCGATGCCCACGCCGTTCCTCGGCGCGGCCGCCGACGACGTGCTCGTCGATCGTGCGCTCCTCGACTTCGCCGATCACGTGCGCGCGACCATGCCCCGTGATCTCGAGGGCACCGTCGCCGAGGCGCTCGCCGCGGGGCGCGTCGTGGGTTGGCTCCAGGGCCGCGCGGAGTGGGGCGCGAAGGCGCTCGGCGCACGCAGCGTGCTCGCCGATCCGCGAAGGGCCGAGAGCCGCGCGCGGGTGAGCGCGATCCTCCAGCGGCGCGAGCACGATCGATCGTTCTCGCCCACGGTGCCGCTCGAGCTCGCGCACGTGTGGTTCGACATGACCGGCGTCGACGAGAGCCCGCACAAGCTCTTCAGCGTGCCGGTGCGCGCCGAGCGCGTCGCGCGCCTGCCCGCGGTCACCCACGTCGACGGCACCGCGCGCGTGCAGACGGTCTCGTGGGAGCAGAGCCCGCGCCTCCACGCGCTCCTCCACGCGTTCGGCGCGATCACCGGCGTGCCGGTGCTGCTCAACACGAGCTTCCGCGTGGGGCGCGAGCCGCTCGTGAACCTCCCCGACGACGCGCTCCGCGCCTTCCTCGCGAGCGACCTCGACGCGCTGGTGATCGGCGATCGCTGGATCGAGCGTCGCGGCGACGCGCTCGCCCCCGAGACACCGAAGCGCGTGCGCGAGGCGCACGCGACGCCGTTCGTGTGA
- a CDS encoding family 43 glycosylhydrolase translates to MTGTARGWCAAVLALGSTACSGQLGDDDRRIDAAAPAVDAAIDAGTPDSGTPDAGPPRGLLLARFDDYHAPAHVGVVPAIDFVWGDAPLGEGAPSDFVSARFTALLTPPATGTYTIATENDDGVRVWIDDALVIDDWRGHLVERHEGTIELVAGTPVRLRVDYFEIDLAAQLRVLWTPPGGTESPIDETHALAVPLSAELPPPAPHYTNPVVPFDCPDPGVLADESAYYMVCTGGRFPIRRSRDLVRWSDTGAAVIPSGAPPWAANGHRNWAPELHRVGDRYVAYFTSVNGANVLSIGAAWADDPLGPYTVTDAPLVEHPDGVIDGNYFRDDDGRHYLFYKIDGNAHGRPTPIFVRELAADGLSFTPGSVAVEVLRNDPGTWEGGVVEASWTVRRGDFYYLFYSGNVYDGRYRTGVARSRSVTGPYEKHGAPILTNDARWVGPGHGTVLRVGDQDWFFYHAWNATAGGGHDGSRGRFGLLDPITWEGDWPRIGDGTPGQSPRAWPGRD, encoded by the coding sequence ATGACTGGGACAGCTCGCGGGTGGTGCGCGGCCGTGCTGGCGCTGGGATCGACGGCGTGCAGTGGGCAGCTGGGCGACGACGACCGCAGGATCGACGCCGCCGCGCCAGCGGTCGATGCCGCGATCGACGCGGGCACGCCGGACTCCGGCACACCCGATGCGGGACCGCCTCGCGGGCTGCTGCTCGCGCGCTTCGACGACTACCACGCTCCCGCGCACGTCGGTGTCGTGCCGGCGATCGACTTCGTGTGGGGCGACGCGCCGCTCGGCGAGGGCGCGCCCTCGGACTTCGTCTCGGCGCGCTTCACCGCGCTGCTCACGCCGCCCGCGACCGGCACGTACACCATCGCCACCGAGAACGACGACGGCGTGCGGGTGTGGATCGACGATGCGCTCGTGATCGACGACTGGCGCGGTCATCTCGTCGAGCGACACGAGGGGACGATCGAGCTCGTCGCGGGCACGCCGGTGAGGCTGCGCGTCGACTACTTCGAGATCGATCTCGCGGCGCAGCTGCGCGTGCTGTGGACGCCGCCGGGAGGCACCGAGTCGCCGATCGACGAGACCCACGCGCTCGCAGTGCCGCTCTCGGCCGAGCTCCCGCCGCCCGCGCCGCACTACACGAACCCGGTGGTGCCCTTCGACTGCCCCGATCCCGGCGTGCTCGCGGACGAGAGCGCGTATTACATGGTCTGCACCGGAGGCCGTTTTCCCATTCGTCGCTCGCGCGATCTGGTGCGCTGGAGCGACACCGGCGCGGCGGTGATCCCGAGCGGCGCGCCACCCTGGGCGGCGAACGGACACCGCAACTGGGCGCCCGAGCTGCATCGCGTGGGCGACCGCTACGTCGCGTACTTCACGTCGGTGAACGGCGCGAACGTGCTCTCGATCGGCGCGGCGTGGGCGGACGATCCGCTCGGTCCGTACACCGTCACCGACGCGCCGCTGGTCGAGCATCCCGACGGAGTGATCGACGGCAATTACTTCCGCGACGACGACGGGCGTCACTATCTCTTCTACAAGATCGACGGCAATGCCCACGGCCGCCCGACTCCGATCTTCGTGCGTGAATTGGCGGCTGACGGACTCTCGTTCACGCCGGGGAGCGTGGCAGTCGAGGTGCTGCGGAACGACCCGGGAACGTGGGAAGGCGGAGTCGTCGAGGCGTCGTGGACGGTGCGCCGCGGTGATTTCTATTACTTGTTCTACAGCGGCAACGTCTACGACGGTCGATATCGCACCGGCGTCGCGCGGTCGCGCAGCGTGACCGGCCCCTACGAGAAGCACGGCGCGCCGATCCTCACGAACGACGCGCGCTGGGTCGGCCCCGGCCACGGCACGGTGCTGCGCGTCGGCGACCAGGACTGGTTCTTCTATCACGCATGGAACGCGACCGCGGGCGGCGGCCACGACGGATCGCGCGGGCGCTTCGGGCTCCTCGATCCGATCACGTGGGAAGGCGACTGGCCGAGGATCGGAGATGGAACCCCGGGTCAGTCGCCGCGCGCATGGCCGGGGCGCGACTAG
- a CDS encoding putative metal-binding motif-containing protein — protein MDGSAGDSGQGGTDAFVPPVDSGGPDTGVDAEVPDPVGTCEACDGNEDCEIGSYCATLSNGAGRACLPGCVPDLPECPRTTCPPGGTPPCSFNCIYDATGTGVDANICAPVGGVCCVDEDGDGYGVGIGCLGEDCNDADPEVHPDRTEICDGIDTNCNRTVDENPNDCDTGRCTDDGDGTYTAIAGGTCASATCGDGTITNCELYTCSEGGDEGTTCATACAPAGTNDDTFCIASAHCEDGTCAADVPDGGACNEDTDCSAGHCDNGYCCSSGTCCNGDVATCPGGGAVTRICTDTEDCQGSRGMTECNAQFQCVTVDGIADDRGCTSTTRAQDCGLYNPIYCDGTEVQTPRMCPISCTVDSECIAQAHCDVGFCVPDLPPGRNCSRNQDCQDGLTCTDGVCCNSVCNGSCEACDVPGFAGTCTAVPAGADLDGECAGFACSGYYDGFSGGDECYRRQDVSDAAAVCNGARACVSPDVMCPTQPRGPLQINCQDQCQAPTAGTCTGTIAGSCGNLDNPAIRTECGTGECRRDVQRCINGMPQTCMPGPMVLETCNGLDDDCNGTPDNGSPAALCPAAAGAESYACNSGTCSFTCAAGRVDLNGSYNDGCECIDDPSAGACAAATAVGNINAGGNTMVGGLITSTTDEDWYSVNFPLSSRGPGGGSPWIRLTGANASNFELDFYRGCSTVMVCGSGAPTGVSELRFVDDQSSGNNQYSGGHTTDWPATVVFRVRRVAATTQCSSATYSIAISR, from the coding sequence ATGGACGGTTCGGCCGGTGACTCGGGTCAAGGCGGGACCGATGCGTTCGTGCCGCCGGTCGACAGCGGCGGGCCGGACACCGGCGTCGACGCCGAGGTGCCCGATCCCGTCGGCACCTGCGAGGCGTGCGACGGCAACGAGGACTGCGAGATCGGCAGCTACTGCGCGACGCTCTCGAACGGCGCGGGCCGCGCGTGTCTGCCCGGCTGCGTCCCGGATCTGCCGGAGTGCCCCCGGACGACCTGCCCGCCGGGCGGAACGCCGCCGTGCTCGTTCAACTGCATCTACGACGCGACGGGCACCGGCGTCGACGCGAACATCTGCGCGCCGGTCGGCGGCGTGTGCTGCGTCGACGAGGACGGCGACGGATACGGCGTCGGCATCGGCTGTCTCGGCGAGGACTGCAACGACGCGGATCCCGAGGTGCACCCGGACCGCACCGAGATCTGCGACGGCATCGACACGAACTGCAATCGCACCGTCGACGAGAACCCGAACGACTGCGACACCGGCCGCTGCACCGACGACGGCGACGGCACGTACACGGCGATCGCGGGCGGCACCTGCGCGTCGGCGACGTGCGGCGACGGAACGATCACGAACTGCGAGCTCTACACCTGCAGCGAGGGCGGCGACGAAGGCACGACCTGCGCGACGGCGTGCGCGCCCGCGGGCACCAACGACGACACGTTCTGCATCGCGAGCGCGCACTGCGAGGACGGCACCTGCGCCGCGGACGTGCCCGACGGCGGCGCGTGCAACGAGGACACCGACTGCAGCGCGGGCCACTGCGACAACGGCTACTGCTGCTCGAGCGGCACCTGCTGCAACGGCGACGTCGCGACGTGCCCGGGCGGCGGCGCGGTGACGCGCATCTGCACCGACACCGAAGACTGCCAGGGCTCGCGCGGCATGACGGAGTGCAACGCGCAGTTCCAGTGCGTGACGGTCGACGGCATCGCCGACGATCGCGGCTGCACGAGCACCACGCGCGCGCAGGACTGCGGTCTCTACAATCCGATCTACTGCGACGGGACCGAGGTGCAGACCCCTCGCATGTGCCCGATCAGCTGCACGGTCGACAGCGAGTGCATCGCGCAGGCGCACTGCGACGTCGGCTTCTGCGTCCCCGACCTGCCGCCCGGCCGCAACTGCAGCCGCAACCAGGACTGCCAGGACGGGCTCACGTGCACCGACGGCGTGTGCTGCAACAGCGTGTGCAACGGCAGCTGCGAGGCGTGCGACGTGCCCGGGTTCGCAGGGACGTGCACCGCTGTCCCCGCGGGCGCGGATCTCGACGGCGAGTGCGCGGGCTTCGCGTGCAGCGGCTACTACGACGGATTCAGCGGAGGCGACGAGTGTTATCGCCGCCAGGACGTCAGTGACGCGGCCGCGGTGTGCAACGGCGCGCGTGCGTGCGTGAGCCCCGACGTGATGTGCCCGACGCAGCCGCGCGGCCCGCTGCAGATCAACTGCCAGGATCAGTGTCAGGCGCCGACCGCGGGCACGTGCACCGGCACGATCGCGGGCAGCTGCGGCAACCTCGACAACCCGGCGATCCGCACCGAGTGCGGCACCGGCGAGTGTCGCCGTGACGTGCAGCGCTGCATCAACGGCATGCCGCAGACCTGCATGCCCGGACCGATGGTGCTCGAGACCTGCAACGGGCTCGACGACGACTGCAACGGCACGCCCGACAACGGCTCTCCCGCCGCGCTCTGCCCCGCGGCGGCGGGCGCCGAGAGCTACGCGTGCAACTCCGGCACGTGCTCGTTCACGTGCGCGGCGGGCCGCGTCGATCTCAACGGCTCGTACAACGACGGCTGCGAGTGCATCGACGACCCCTCGGCCGGCGCGTGCGCCGCGGCGACGGCGGTCGGCAACATCAACGCGGGCGGCAACACGATGGTCGGCGGGCTGATCACGTCCACGACCGACGAAGACTGGTACTCGGTGAACTTCCCGCTGAGCTCGCGCGGTCCCGGCGGAGGCTCGCCGTGGATCCGCCTCACCGGCGCGAACGCGAGCAACTTCGAGCTCGACTTCTACCGCGGGTGCTCGACGGTGATGGTCTGCGGCTCGGGCGCGCCGACCGGCGTCTCGGAGCTCCGATTCGTCGACGACCAGTCGAGCGGCAACAACCAGTACAGCGGCGGGCACACCACCGACTGGCCCGCGACGGTGGTGTTCCGAGTGCGTCGCGTCGCGGCGACGACGCAGTGCTCGAGCGCGACCTACTCGATCGCCATCTCGCGCTGA
- a CDS encoding radical SAM protein → MANIGYLQVVRGCNQYCRFCSNPASGYMLDLDTALRAVDDFAERGYFGIILTGGEPSLSDLIPDITKHAVARGLHVRMITNGSRLAKPGLAESYYEAGLRHFHVSIHSCDEQLEDFLTGVKGSHALAMDALENLGRVGATVNINTVINRFNADHLDKNVRYFVGRFPFLRHFVWNNLDPSMGRAETNRDTAHRLADFELSLARALRFLHSTGRTFRVERVPLCYMTEFAHCSTETRKIIKGEERIVHFLDEKGTVRQTDFRHPKSEVCRSCTLDSICGGLFELGDHYDLGELHPVFVDRDAIIAKVRAEPD, encoded by the coding sequence ATGGCGAACATCGGATATCTGCAGGTCGTCCGCGGGTGCAACCAGTACTGCCGCTTCTGCTCGAACCCGGCGAGCGGCTACATGCTGGACCTCGACACCGCGCTGCGCGCGGTCGACGACTTCGCGGAGCGCGGCTACTTCGGGATCATCCTCACCGGCGGCGAGCCCTCGCTCTCCGATCTGATCCCCGACATCACGAAGCACGCGGTCGCGCGCGGGCTCCACGTCCGGATGATCACCAACGGATCACGGCTCGCGAAGCCCGGCCTCGCCGAGTCGTACTACGAGGCCGGGCTCCGCCACTTCCACGTCAGCATCCACTCGTGCGACGAGCAGCTCGAGGACTTCCTCACCGGCGTGAAGGGCAGCCACGCGCTCGCGATGGACGCGCTCGAGAACCTCGGGCGCGTGGGCGCGACGGTGAACATCAATACGGTGATCAATCGCTTCAACGCGGATCACCTCGACAAGAACGTCCGCTATTTCGTCGGGCGCTTCCCGTTCCTGCGCCACTTCGTGTGGAACAACCTCGACCCCTCGATGGGCCGCGCCGAGACGAACCGCGACACCGCCCATCGCCTCGCGGACTTCGAGCTCTCGCTCGCGCGCGCGCTGCGGTTCCTGCACTCGACCGGTCGCACCTTCCGCGTCGAGCGCGTGCCGCTCTGTTACATGACCGAGTTCGCGCACTGCTCGACGGAGACCCGGAAGATCATCAAGGGCGAGGAGCGCATCGTGCACTTCCTCGACGAGAAGGGAACGGTGCGACAGACCGACTTCCGCCATCCCAAGAGCGAAGTCTGTCGCTCGTGCACGCTCGACTCGATCTGCGGCGGGCTCTTCGAGCTGGGCGATCACTACGACCTCGGCGAGCTGCACCCGGTGTTCGTCGATCGCGACGCCATCATCGCGAAGGTCAGAGCCGAGCCGGACTGA
- a CDS encoding SDR family oxidoreductase, with translation MGFRTQKPIEEQVVVITGASSGIGLSTARLAASRGARVVMAARSPEIEQLAEQLRGEGGRAEAVVADVSSEHDVRHVADVAEARFGRIDTWINNAGTSVYGRALEVPVDDMRELFDTDFWGTVYGSRVAVERMRDLGGTLINVGGVVSDHAMPLQGANSAAKHAVKGFTDALRVELEHDGVPVQITLLKPASIDTPFFAHARNRLDDGVPAAPPPVYAPEIVARALLDCAVRPKREVAVGTSGRAQLLLARWMPALSDKIVERRMFEPQMRREPHEPRVLGPGSERGDHRGMVRRRSADVTARRAPAMGAVVAGVGAVLVAIGLMRVASRVAESRAV, from the coding sequence ATGGGATTCCGGACGCAGAAGCCGATCGAGGAGCAGGTCGTCGTGATCACCGGCGCATCGAGCGGCATCGGCCTCAGCACGGCGCGGCTCGCGGCCTCGCGCGGTGCGCGGGTGGTGATGGCCGCACGCAGCCCCGAGATCGAGCAGCTCGCGGAGCAGCTCCGCGGTGAAGGAGGACGCGCCGAGGCGGTCGTCGCCGACGTGTCGAGCGAGCACGACGTGAGGCACGTCGCCGACGTCGCCGAGGCTCGCTTCGGGCGCATCGACACGTGGATCAACAACGCGGGCACGTCGGTGTACGGACGCGCGCTCGAGGTGCCGGTCGACGACATGCGCGAGCTCTTCGACACGGACTTCTGGGGCACCGTCTACGGCTCGCGGGTCGCGGTGGAGCGCATGCGCGATCTCGGGGGCACGCTGATCAACGTCGGTGGTGTGGTCTCGGATCACGCGATGCCGCTGCAGGGCGCGAACTCGGCGGCGAAGCACGCGGTGAAGGGGTTCACCGACGCGCTGCGCGTGGAGCTCGAGCACGACGGAGTGCCGGTGCAGATCACGCTGCTGAAGCCGGCGTCGATCGACACGCCGTTCTTCGCGCACGCGAGGAACCGTCTCGACGACGGAGTGCCGGCCGCGCCGCCGCCGGTGTACGCGCCCGAGATCGTCGCGCGTGCGCTGCTCGACTGCGCGGTGCGCCCGAAGCGCGAGGTCGCGGTCGGCACGAGCGGGCGCGCGCAGCTCCTGCTCGCGAGGTGGATGCCGGCGCTCTCCGACAAGATCGTCGAGCGTCGGATGTTCGAGCCGCAGATGCGGCGCGAGCCGCACGAGCCGCGGGTGCTCGGTCCCGGCTCGGAGCGCGGCGATCACCGCGGGATGGTGCGACGGCGCAGCGCGGACGTGACCGCACGCAGGGCGCCGGCGATGGGCGCGGTGGTGGCCGGGGTCGGCGCGGTGCTCGTCGCGATCGGGCTGATGCGCGTCGCCTCGCGGGTCGCCGAGTCGCGCGCGGTGTGA